In Lolium rigidum isolate FL_2022 chromosome 3, APGP_CSIRO_Lrig_0.1, whole genome shotgun sequence, the genomic window GAGTGAGGGATATTGAAAAACTTCTCAATGACTTGTTGTCTAAAATTAAATAAATTTTCAACTATGTCTAGTAACAGGACTGATATTCTGATACATTATAGTTTGTATTTGATATGCTAGTTTGATTTGATTGTTCTACGCAGCATTAGAGTAAGATTACTGGATGTTGGAAACCTGGAGTTTGTTCCAGTCAGTCTCATCTAATTCTTCATACCCTTAATATGCAGGTTGCCCATGGGTGAATTGCATCGTAGTGTTGTGACAGTGGGTGCCTTGTCTCTCTTTGGGGGTGGTATTTTGTATTTGAAAGATGACCCTGAAGAGCCAGCAGGTACGAAATGAATCTGCTTTAATTTGGATATCCTGCCTTGTTAATTTTCTCTGACCATAAATCTTGCCTCGCTGATTGCAGCCCGCAAGCTGATTTACCAGGAGGCCCTGGAGGAGGAAACCTATGAGGAGAAAGCCATGAAAAAAAGGTTTGAAGAGTGGATGATCAAGTACGACCGCAAGTACAGGGACAATGAGGAGAAGGCGATGCGGTACAAGATATTCAAGCGTACGGCACAACGCGTTGACGAGCTTAACTTGAGGCCGGGGGCTTTATCCACCGTTGGAACAAACGATTTCGCCGACAGAACTGCTGAAGAGAGGCCAAGCGGAGCTTCCAGGACAAGGGGCAACTATCAGTTTTAGATCGTTCCTGCTATGAGTATCTTGTGCAACTGTTGTGCTATATATGTATGTTAGAGTGATAACCTTAACTTAATGTGTTATTGATGGTGGACGTACTTAAGAACCTTCATGAAATCAGGGTGTATTAGCTAGCTTTATGGATTATATCATATCATAGATCTATATTTTGCAAGTCAAGACCCGGAACCCATGCTACTGGTTGACTCTGTgtgttgttcttgttcctaaagtGTGTCAAAATCAAAATACATTGTCAGCATCCAGCAATCGAGCATATTAAATGTACACATGTACATTATCATGTTATTACCCAAAAATATAAATCTCTAGACTGGCAtgtaagtacaaaagtatttccataTAAGTATGAAGGTTAGGTACATTATTATTTTGCACTGTAAGACGGTCAAGTTCAAATGAATTGAACGTGCAAAAAATTGTGGCTGGGGATTTGTTGCAAGACGCACGAAAATGGTAAAACTATTGCTGCTAATGATGTTAGAAACTGATTCTGCACAACTGAAGACTGAAGTGATCACTGAAGACTACGATCTGACTGCATTAGGAGTTATATTCATTATTCAGTGGTACTAAGTTTCGGTTGTGCGTGGGTTTTACTGATGCTTGTGTTGTGTCTTGCTGCCCTCCGACCTGTAATTCAGTAGTGCCTTCTTTAGCGGCGAGTGGCCATGGTGCTAATTCAGGAATGTCCTTGCATAATTTCAAgacgaatgatgatgatgacaacaACGGCGACGATACGGAGAAGTCAGTAGTAGGTCGGAAGTAAATCTGCCTCAGTTTTTTGCATGCTAGTCTTCAATTACCTGACCACTCATCAACCTTGCCTCCCTCGAAGTTTCAGCTTGCAACCAGGGTGGTCATTTCAACGTGGCCCTGGACGGGAAGGAAACTATGGAGGAGAAGGCCATGAAGAGGAGGTTTGCGGAGTGGATGGTCAAGCACGGCCGCAGgtatgaggacgaggaggagaaggcgaTGCGGTACAAGATGCTCAGGCGAATGTCGCGGTTCGTCGATGAgcatacccgcaaaaaaaaacgcGAGGCCAGGCCGCTTATCCACCCGTACATCTTTGGTTTTGGGCTAACTAGTAGCTAGCTAATGCACCGTGCTAGCTAGCTAATGCACCTTCACTCGCTGAAGGTTCAGAAGCATACAGGCAGGGACTAGCTAGCTACAACAAGTGACGGTTGCATCATCGTTGTTGATCTCGGCCGCGTCGGAGTCTGGCAAAACTCCGCACAACCAGCTGAGCTCCTCCTCGTTCCTGTCGGCGAATCTGTTTGCCCCACGGCGAAACAGCGAGATTTTTTATGGAGAATATCTGTTGCTTTCAAAGATATTCCCATCATTGGTCTGCTCAATGTGTTAGAGCTTGACAAGGTTGAACAATATATATCAGTTGCTTTCAAAGATATTCCCTTCTTTTTCACCCAGTCTGTCAGAGTTTTCTCAGACTGCATCTCTTGCCTTGCTGAAAGATCACGGTGTACCGTATACGTACTCTCCTGCTGGAGAGAACTAATTAACGGTTGTTTTTTCTTTGCAGATGCCAAACATCTCGGctctatttttttagaatttccaCGGCCAGTCTGCATATGCTGATCGTATGACTTCCCCTTGATCTGAGCAGCCACTGCTCTGGCGAAACGAAATTCCTTACTCTGTAATACAATTGCACTTCAGGTTCAGGGCAATTGACTGTAATTTAGTTTTCGTCATTTGGCTGCTGTTCATCACTGACCAGCACCTCCAGCTGAAACTGGGCATCGGCAAGcttaaaaagaaagtgatgtgcaACATGCTCGTTGTTGCACGTGAAAAGAATTATACAACGAATACGTGACTATTTGGTTTAGAATATTCAAAAGTTTGACAACTCAGGTTTTCCAAAATTAAACCACATTCAGGCATCCTAAAGGCAACACAGTTTCACAGCTCAAGAGTGCATGTTATTAAAACAACTCGCATTCTCTCCAAAAAGAAACATATATATGACTGGATTTGGACggcatatatatatatctgaACACCTATCCATCAAACAACATTGGAGCTGTGCATCTGGAAAACTTGCAAATGGTAAACATAGTTATCGTAAAACTCAGTTCAGTTCTGCCGTTGGTTTGGACAGAACCCACGGCCAAGAC contains:
- the LOC124694359 gene encoding uncharacterized protein LOC124694359; the encoded protein is MGEIEEMDTGTDKGENGDVRERCGTHKDLAQRTLTGNVGGSGFRGRLPMGELHRSVVTVGALSLFGGGILYLKDDPEEPAARKLIYQEALEEETYEEKAMKKRFEEWMIKYDRKYRDNEEKAMRYKIFKRTAQRVDELNLRPGALSTVGTNDFADRTAEERPSGASRTRGNYQF